Below is a genomic region from Shimia isoporae.
GTCACCACTTTATGTGCTCCCTTGTTAGTTCGACGTGGTCGGTAATGCGGAATGGATATACCGCGACATCCGAGACAGCGGAGCAAAGGTCAGAGACAAAGGCTATTATATGGTTACAATCATCATCTGCGGCTATGAAACTCATCGTAGCACGGGCATTGGTAGTGCCGTCATTCATCATGACTCTTGGATAAAGATGAGCCTTACCATTATGTGCGTATGTCTGGTAACCATCTGCAAGAGATAAGAACATATTATGATCCATTGATGCTTCATCCTCACTTGTCACGCGAGAAGTGAAAGATGTTATTTCATCTTTCATCGCTTTGCTGCCTCCTGCAATGTCAGAGCAAACAACGAAGCTGACTTTGTTTTGCCAATGATTTTCAATGGGATTATAGTCTTCTCGCAAAAGCTCATGCATGCGATCCGAAACCGACTTTTTGCAGTGCCCCCTCTTTTTGTCTTGCTCGATCTGTATGCGGTGTTTCGCTTGCTCAATTACGACCTCAGCTGCGCGCCAGCTAGGACGTACCGGAATTGGGGTTTCGGGCCCGTCACG
It encodes:
- a CDS encoding DUF6602 domain-containing protein, encoding MPENTRLLPLIRSRATSFRHTYEVMVKEAFSSGEGNKTIHSGEYGMYRERLLENLLKTFLPRHIETGTGFIIGRKGDTSTQVDIVLFDADETPKVEDAAFRRFYPLETIVAVGEVKSSLKKSEIVNVLKKLRKVKELTRDGPETPIPVRPSWRAAEVVIEQAKHRIQIEQDKKRGHCKKSVSDRMHELLREDYNPIENHWQNKVSFVVCSDIAGGSKAMKDEITSFTSRVTSEDEASMDHNMFLSLADGYQTYAHNGKAHLYPRVMMNDGTTNARATMSFIAADDDCNHIIAFVSDLCSAVSDVAVYPFRITDHVELTREHIKW